The following proteins come from a genomic window of Gimesia chilikensis:
- a CDS encoding TadE/TadG family type IV pilus assembly protein — MLKRHSRWALNQKSKQERSGTTLVELAFVAPVFLVFVYAIFEFGYAYMISNIIQEATQEGAKLGRCEDVTTAQVETRVRDLLDTVFDSNLATIMVKNASQFDTPGADVEQINFSELPDLELANAEKAQLFIVRVEVPYKDVRLLNSFFVDPVKAAEAADKERNLVLSGHSVRRHE; from the coding sequence ATGTTGAAGCGGCACAGCCGTTGGGCATTGAATCAAAAATCGAAGCAAGAGCGTTCCGGAACCACACTCGTGGAACTGGCGTTCGTGGCGCCAGTTTTTCTGGTGTTCGTCTACGCGATCTTTGAGTTTGGTTACGCCTACATGATTTCGAATATCATTCAGGAAGCAACCCAGGAAGGGGCTAAGCTGGGACGCTGCGAAGATGTCACCACAGCCCAGGTCGAAACACGAGTCCGTGATCTGCTTGACACCGTGTTCGACTCAAATCTGGCCACAATCATGGTCAAAAACGCCAGCCAGTTTGACACTCCAGGCGCGGATGTAGAACAAATCAATTTTTCCGAATTACCCGATCTCGAACTGGCGAATGCAGAGAAAGCACAGCTGTTTATCGTTCGTGTGGAAGTACCTTACAAAGATGTGCGATTGCTCAATTCATTTTTTGTGGACCCGGTAAAAGCAGCTGAGGCAGCTGATAAAGAGAGAAACCTGGTCCTGTCCGGACACAGTGTCAGGCGACACGAGTGA
- a CDS encoding SDR family oxidoreductase, whose translation MNLEGKVAVITGSAVRIGRAIALALADAGADICIHYNSSDQAARDTCAEIEQRGRMAMQVSADLSDPVSAAETVFSEVMTELGRADVLVNSASVFENKQLKGATEADWDSQLDINLKAPFFLSQKFAEHLPSDRSGHIINIVDWRANRAGIGHLPYRISKAGLVTLTECLALELAPGIQVNAIAPGAILPPPGEDRSYLEQRSGGIPLKRVGNPEEICRTVLYLLNSEFVTGEVISVAGGEQLTGGA comes from the coding sequence ATGAATCTGGAAGGAAAAGTCGCCGTCATCACCGGCTCAGCCGTCCGCATCGGACGGGCAATCGCACTGGCATTGGCTGATGCAGGCGCTGATATCTGTATTCATTATAACTCGTCAGATCAAGCCGCGCGAGATACCTGTGCTGAAATCGAACAGAGGGGACGGATGGCGATGCAGGTTTCCGCTGATCTCTCTGATCCTGTCTCGGCAGCAGAAACGGTTTTTTCAGAGGTGATGACAGAACTGGGGCGGGCGGATGTGCTTGTTAACAGTGCCTCAGTCTTTGAGAATAAGCAACTGAAGGGAGCGACCGAGGCTGACTGGGACTCCCAGCTGGATATAAATCTGAAAGCCCCCTTCTTTCTGAGTCAGAAATTTGCGGAACACCTGCCCTCTGATCGGTCAGGACACATCATTAATATCGTCGATTGGCGAGCCAATCGGGCCGGGATAGGTCACCTGCCCTACCGGATTTCCAAGGCGGGACTTGTGACCTTAACGGAGTGTCTGGCCCTGGAACTGGCTCCCGGAATTCAGGTCAATGCGATCGCCCCGGGCGCGATACTCCCTCCTCCGGGTGAAGATCGTTCCTATCTGGAGCAACGTTCAGGCGGAATTCCGCTGAAACGGGTGGGAAATCCAGAGGAGATCTGTCGGACGGTACTCTATCTGCTGAACTCCGAATTTGTAACAGGTGAAGTCATCTCCGTGGCCGGCGGCGAACAGTTGACAGGTGGAGCCTGA
- a CDS encoding chemotaxis protein CheX, whose product MSFIPATHTTETLTKRFSDPVINSVIDVFKYFVGTTAELETIIDVSDAPRHLLSSAIEVNGPGKGIVVVNVPRDLVSRAVTLLIDETLAEDEHVLTDFACELSNMIAGQAKKAVDHMGFQLGHPTLIETEQIDTLYPPEAGSKCGIFQTGIGEIAVYFGFVGQLGEILDQEGPEVEKKRLLVVDPDELSCALFKGLLHERYQVQTASTVEEAFMDAALNEPVLILLEIDADHGHQAEAVRQIKESPLMENVEILVVTSNRSTTAIIQAFNHGAADYILKTDFTKQILIGKIERALGRTPVVKEVMATTK is encoded by the coding sequence ATGTCTTTCATTCCTGCCACACATACAACAGAGACCTTGACCAAGCGGTTTTCTGATCCAGTCATTAATTCGGTCATTGATGTCTTTAAATATTTTGTCGGTACCACTGCTGAGTTGGAAACGATTATCGATGTCAGCGATGCCCCCCGCCACCTGTTGAGCTCTGCGATTGAGGTGAATGGTCCGGGTAAAGGGATCGTTGTCGTCAACGTCCCACGGGATCTCGTTTCTCGCGCTGTCACGTTGTTAATCGATGAAACCCTGGCTGAGGATGAGCATGTTCTCACCGACTTTGCCTGCGAATTATCGAATATGATTGCCGGTCAGGCTAAGAAAGCAGTCGATCATATGGGCTTCCAACTGGGACATCCGACTCTGATCGAAACGGAGCAGATCGATACTCTCTATCCTCCGGAAGCCGGTTCCAAGTGCGGTATATTTCAAACCGGAATTGGCGAAATTGCCGTCTATTTTGGCTTCGTGGGACAGCTGGGAGAAATTCTGGATCAGGAAGGTCCGGAAGTGGAAAAGAAACGGTTGCTGGTTGTCGATCCTGATGAGCTGAGCTGTGCCCTGTTTAAAGGGCTGTTGCATGAGCGTTACCAGGTTCAGACGGCTTCGACAGTAGAAGAAGCATTTATGGATGCCGCTTTGAATGAACCGGTTCTGATTCTCCTTGAAATTGATGCGGACCATGGTCATCAGGCGGAGGCTGTGCGCCAGATCAAAGAGTCTCCACTCATGGAAAACGTTGAGATTCTGGTGGTTACCTCCAATCGTTCTACGACTGCCATTATTCAGGCATTTAACCATGGTGCAGCCGATTATATTCTGAAGACGGACTTCACAAAGCAGATTCTGATTGGCAAAATAGAACGCGCTCTGGGAAGAACACCGGTTGTCAAAGAGGTCATGGCGACTACAAAATAA
- a CDS encoding alpha/beta hydrolase family protein, which yields MNPSISIFRTFFALLFVACFLPAGFAGEASSKTPQNWSGKQDTWHGFKRVHFPTEGRKSYVVIPEKPAPGNPWVWRARFPDFHYEMDVELLKQGFHIAYLDVSDLFGSPQAIEYGNKFYKRLTQQHGLQSKVALEGVSRGGLFIYNWALANPDKVSCIYADTPVCDFKSWPGGKGKSEGSQARWNACLKSYGLTEQEALDWPNNPVDRITTIAEAEIPVLHIISENDQVVPPNENTLLMFSRVPEKYRKNNFQIISVKEGTEKSKGHHFTHPEPDRVVKFIRQHTLQSGNRVDSSSTNE from the coding sequence ATGAATCCCTCCATTTCAATTTTTCGCACTTTTTTCGCCTTGCTATTCGTGGCCTGTTTTCTGCCTGCTGGATTTGCAGGAGAAGCCTCCTCAAAAACGCCTCAAAACTGGTCAGGCAAACAGGATACGTGGCATGGGTTCAAGCGGGTTCATTTCCCTACCGAAGGGCGAAAATCTTACGTCGTCATTCCGGAGAAGCCCGCCCCCGGCAACCCCTGGGTCTGGCGCGCCCGCTTCCCTGACTTCCATTATGAAATGGATGTGGAACTCCTGAAACAGGGTTTTCATATCGCATACCTGGATGTGTCGGATCTATTTGGTTCCCCCCAGGCCATCGAATACGGAAATAAATTTTACAAGCGACTGACACAGCAGCACGGACTGCAGTCCAAGGTCGCTTTAGAGGGAGTGAGCCGCGGGGGACTCTTCATTTACAACTGGGCCCTGGCCAATCCGGACAAAGTGAGCTGTATCTATGCTGACACTCCTGTCTGCGATTTTAAAAGCTGGCCCGGTGGAAAAGGGAAGAGCGAAGGCTCGCAGGCCCGCTGGAACGCCTGCCTCAAGTCCTATGGTCTGACAGAACAGGAAGCACTGGACTGGCCCAATAACCCGGTAGACCGCATCACAACGATCGCTGAAGCAGAGATCCCGGTGCTGCACATCATTTCGGAAAATGATCAGGTTGTTCCTCCCAATGAAAACACACTGCTCATGTTCAGCCGGGTACCTGAAAAATATCGTAAAAATAACTTTCAGATCATCTCCGTCAAAGAAGGGACTGAAAAATCAAAGGGGCACCACTTCACGCATCCCGAGCCGGATCGGGTCGTTAAATTCATTCGTCAGCACACGCTCCAATCTGGTAACAGGGTCGACTCTTCCTCCACCAACGAGTAA
- a CDS encoding TadE/TadG family type IV pilus assembly protein, whose amino-acid sequence MRINYIRKNKTNRLDSDRRGVAAVEFAVIAPVFLALVLGMVAVRRAVHTTTVMEAALSQAGRLASMDADLDLPSGTSLNDKIILDVRNFLRASGIENDESNLTITITRADDADGNALDPMPNPPSSGDTFDLSDPDNRNRLFRIGIEIPEGAMNSKLTEIMNLEGSMAKPMTGDAVWDLILNNGTTKIVN is encoded by the coding sequence ATGAGAATCAACTATATCAGAAAAAACAAAACAAACCGACTGGATTCCGACCGCAGAGGTGTTGCTGCGGTCGAATTTGCCGTTATCGCACCTGTGTTCCTGGCTCTGGTGCTGGGAATGGTAGCCGTCCGGCGCGCCGTGCACACCACGACTGTCATGGAAGCCGCCCTGTCCCAGGCAGGACGTCTGGCATCCATGGATGCTGATCTCGATTTACCCTCGGGTACATCACTGAATGATAAAATTATCCTGGATGTGCGTAACTTTCTGCGTGCTTCCGGTATCGAAAATGATGAGAGCAATCTGACGATCACCATCACACGCGCTGATGACGCAGATGGCAATGCTCTGGATCCCATGCCTAATCCTCCCAGTTCTGGAGACACTTTCGATTTGAGTGATCCAGACAACCGCAATCGCCTGTTCCGGATTGGGATTGAGATTCCGGAAGGAGCAATGAATTCTAAACTGACTGAAATTATGAATCTGGAGGGTTCCATGGCGAAACCCATGACGGGGGATGCAGTATGGGATCTGATATTAAATAACGGCACGACAAAGATTGTCAACTAG
- a CDS encoding polysaccharide pyruvyl transferase family protein translates to MQPTPDNYTRRNWLKQTLTHSLALAGASQLGISLPSTCAADSKPAENAPTLLLRSGWQTVNIGDIGHSPGILKLLEVYAPDFRIILWPNSVDRGVEPMLQKRFPHLKIVKGRLTRDGKLDSPELEEAFEQADFFLHGSGPSVVSRRELAHWDKATGKPYGIYGVTVSEVTPELHRLLSGADFIYTRETSSLKNLKEAKVTSLEQDFAPDATFAIDLTDDPKAKAFQQQHQLEPGQYLCAVPRLRYTPYHKIHKGSRWSKEKIAKVESVNKEYQEIDHAKLRAAIIKWVRTSGQKAVVCPEMTYQTEIIQPLVIDPLPEDVKAKVVAHDQYWLPDEAGSLYRDASAVVSMECHSPIIACAHGTPGLYVRQPTDTIKGQMWYDIGLADWTFEIDEVNQQQIADRVIAVYENYDQSLEKLKTVMESISARQKRTMQVVRQAVLKAHTS, encoded by the coding sequence ATGCAACCGACTCCCGATAATTACACTAGACGTAACTGGCTCAAACAGACTCTGACACATTCCCTGGCTCTGGCAGGAGCTTCTCAGCTGGGAATTTCCCTGCCTTCAACCTGCGCAGCAGACAGCAAACCCGCAGAAAATGCCCCAACACTGCTGCTCCGATCCGGATGGCAGACTGTTAATATCGGCGACATTGGACATTCACCCGGCATTCTGAAACTGCTCGAAGTTTATGCGCCCGATTTTCGGATCATCCTCTGGCCTAACAGTGTTGACCGGGGTGTCGAACCGATGCTGCAAAAGCGATTTCCTCATCTGAAGATCGTCAAAGGTCGCCTCACCCGTGATGGGAAACTGGATTCTCCAGAATTGGAAGAGGCTTTTGAACAGGCCGATTTTTTCCTGCATGGCTCGGGACCAAGCGTGGTTTCCCGCAGGGAACTGGCCCACTGGGACAAAGCCACAGGCAAGCCCTACGGAATTTATGGTGTGACGGTCTCCGAAGTCACCCCCGAACTCCATCGACTGCTCTCAGGGGCTGACTTCATTTATACCAGAGAGACCAGTTCGCTGAAAAACCTGAAAGAGGCCAAGGTGACATCTCTCGAGCAGGACTTCGCCCCGGATGCCACATTTGCCATCGACCTCACCGACGATCCCAAAGCTAAAGCATTCCAGCAACAGCACCAGTTGGAGCCAGGGCAGTATCTCTGTGCGGTTCCCCGACTGCGGTATACCCCGTATCACAAAATCCACAAAGGGTCCCGCTGGTCCAAAGAGAAAATCGCAAAGGTTGAATCGGTAAATAAAGAGTATCAGGAAATTGATCATGCGAAACTACGCGCGGCAATAATCAAGTGGGTCCGCACCAGCGGTCAGAAAGCGGTCGTCTGTCCCGAAATGACTTACCAGACAGAAATCATTCAGCCACTGGTGATCGATCCACTGCCTGAGGATGTAAAAGCAAAAGTGGTCGCCCACGATCAATACTGGCTTCCTGACGAAGCAGGCTCACTCTATCGAGATGCATCAGCGGTGGTCAGCATGGAATGCCACTCGCCCATCATTGCCTGTGCACACGGGACGCCAGGACTCTATGTCCGACAACCCACAGATACCATCAAAGGTCAGATGTGGTACGATATCGGATTAGCGGACTGGACGTTTGAAATTGACGAAGTCAATCAACAACAGATTGCAGACCGTGTGATTGCTGTCTACGAGAACTACGATCAGTCTCTGGAAAAACTCAAAACGGTCATGGAGTCCATCAGCGCCCGTCAAAAGCGAACGATGCAGGTTGTCAGGCAGGCGGTCCTCAAAGCGCACACTTCCTGA
- a CDS encoding vWA domain-containing protein, whose translation MKMYQRARKANVNLPGDQSRRGAFMVMAVPFLVATMGFMAFGIDIAVITMTKTKMRNAVEAAALAAAQQITDAVQTTADGITEGGDVSSSVQDANSIAVEAAKAMAEKVAGLNGVYVDPETDVKFGKRYQDASGTFHMIWGETAKPYNVVKVIARRDNSEEGKPDSQLQLFFAGIMGEKTASVTTSAIAFIEARDIVLVLDYSGSMSYDSEFDAMSSYRLGKSAVEDNLDDIWNTLVDSGATYSNSEKLKFPPEGYGKIDSAVGEYISSNDEDYIFRRLDLDEVDSSGNLKYPFPQEGKNYYGSLNGQPTGYTNKNLWKGYIRWVRTNGTVSNFGYRKKYGYRTLMGYLISQRKKNDQSEDLWRAPIYPFHAMKNGVTLFTQFLGGLEFGDHIGLVTYDDSSRVESVLNDDGVSETVNLGDELITNNYTDINTIQRHKQASHYAPYTGMGYGIRDARELLSSHGRAGARPTILVMTDGNANRSPSNWSLPGSWDWDDVTDFDGDGQADYQTGDRHKQYALWQAVEAANLGYTVHTMTVGEGADRDLMRAIAKACNGISIDAPGGATIEEMRSQLLIAFGKIAANVPPAKLLADPESDF comes from the coding sequence ATGAAAATGTATCAACGAGCCAGAAAAGCGAACGTGAATCTACCCGGCGACCAAAGTCGTCGTGGTGCGTTCATGGTGATGGCGGTACCATTCCTCGTTGCGACCATGGGCTTCATGGCGTTCGGGATTGATATCGCTGTGATCACCATGACCAAAACGAAAATGCGCAATGCAGTCGAGGCAGCCGCCCTGGCTGCAGCGCAACAGATTACCGATGCCGTTCAGACAACGGCAGACGGCATCACAGAAGGCGGTGACGTATCGAGCAGCGTGCAGGACGCGAACTCGATTGCAGTCGAAGCAGCTAAAGCGATGGCGGAGAAAGTTGCCGGGCTGAATGGCGTGTATGTGGATCCGGAGACCGATGTCAAATTCGGTAAACGGTACCAGGACGCCTCAGGTACTTTCCATATGATCTGGGGAGAAACAGCCAAACCATATAACGTGGTGAAAGTCATCGCCCGTCGTGATAATTCTGAAGAAGGTAAGCCAGACTCGCAGCTGCAACTGTTCTTCGCTGGAATCATGGGAGAAAAGACGGCCTCAGTCACCACATCTGCGATCGCCTTCATCGAGGCACGTGATATTGTGCTCGTGCTCGACTACTCCGGCTCGATGAGCTACGACAGTGAATTTGATGCCATGTCCTCTTATCGTTTGGGAAAATCGGCAGTAGAAGACAACCTGGATGATATCTGGAATACACTGGTTGATTCTGGCGCGACTTATTCGAATTCGGAAAAACTCAAATTTCCTCCTGAAGGCTACGGAAAAATCGATTCCGCAGTGGGTGAGTATATCAGTTCCAACGATGAAGATTACATCTTCCGGAGATTGGATCTGGATGAAGTCGACTCAAGTGGAAATTTGAAATACCCCTTCCCTCAGGAAGGTAAAAATTATTACGGAAGTCTCAACGGTCAGCCTACAGGCTATACAAACAAAAACTTATGGAAGGGTTACATTCGCTGGGTCCGGACGAATGGTACCGTCAGTAATTTTGGCTACCGCAAGAAGTATGGTTATCGCACACTGATGGGCTATCTCATCAGTCAGCGTAAGAAAAACGACCAGTCCGAAGATCTTTGGCGGGCTCCGATTTATCCGTTCCATGCGATGAAAAACGGGGTGACACTGTTTACCCAGTTTCTGGGTGGTCTGGAGTTTGGTGACCACATCGGGCTGGTGACCTATGATGATTCGTCCCGAGTCGAATCGGTCCTGAATGACGATGGCGTTTCGGAAACGGTCAACCTGGGTGATGAACTCATCACTAACAACTACACAGATATTAATACGATTCAAAGACACAAGCAGGCTTCGCACTATGCCCCCTACACCGGTATGGGTTACGGGATTCGTGATGCCAGAGAATTGCTGAGTTCACACGGTCGTGCTGGTGCACGTCCGACGATCCTGGTGATGACCGATGGTAACGCGAATCGTTCACCTTCAAACTGGTCTCTCCCGGGAAGCTGGGACTGGGATGATGTGACAGATTTCGATGGCGATGGACAGGCTGATTATCAGACCGGCGATCGCCATAAGCAATATGCTCTCTGGCAGGCTGTGGAAGCGGCCAACCTGGGGTATACCGTGCATACCATGACTGTGGGTGAAGGTGCAGACCGAGACCTGATGCGGGCCATTGCCAAGGCCTGTAACGGAATCAGCATCGATGCTCCCGGTGGTGCGACGATCGAAGAGATGCGATCACAGCTGTTAATCGCCTTTGGTAAGATTGCAGCTAATGTTCCGCCAGCGAAATTGCTGGCAGATCCGGAAAGTGATTTCTGA
- the folB gene encoding dihydroneopterin aldolase: MPDQIHIADLLLRTIIGINEEEREKKQDVLINITMGVDLKAAGHSDQIADAVNYRTITKEIIDLVENSQFQLVEAMAHEVARICLKDERVACAEVRIEKPGALRFARSVGVSVVRRREDYQL, translated from the coding sequence ATGCCCGACCAGATTCATATCGCCGATCTGTTACTACGAACCATCATCGGTATTAATGAGGAAGAACGCGAAAAAAAACAGGATGTTCTGATTAACATCACGATGGGCGTCGATCTGAAAGCAGCCGGTCATTCGGATCAGATAGCGGATGCCGTCAATTATCGTACGATTACCAAGGAGATCATTGACCTGGTAGAGAATTCCCAGTTCCAGCTGGTTGAGGCGATGGCGCATGAGGTGGCACGGATCTGTCTGAAAGATGAACGCGTTGCATGCGCTGAAGTCCGGATTGAAAAACCGGGAGCTCTGCGTTTTGCCCGCTCTGTGGGAGTGAGTGTGGTACGCAGACGCGAGGATTATCAGCTGTGA
- the folK gene encoding 2-amino-4-hydroxy-6-hydroxymethyldihydropteridine diphosphokinase: MSQLNQAFLALGSNIEPEKNLPQAVQLLADFGTVTGKSSVWQSAPVGDPDQPDFLNAAVLLETEHNADTICERVVPEIESRLKRVRDPLNKNGPRTIDIDLVLFNRDSLRIAHRIIPDPEIESRVFLAVPLAEIAPDYEVPGLNTTLSEIARDLQQLPQNQLLLRDEIQL; this comes from the coding sequence GTGAGCCAGCTCAATCAGGCATTTCTGGCACTGGGCAGTAATATTGAGCCGGAAAAGAATCTGCCTCAGGCAGTCCAGCTGCTGGCTGATTTTGGGACCGTTACAGGAAAATCGTCAGTCTGGCAGAGTGCTCCGGTGGGGGATCCGGACCAGCCGGATTTTCTCAACGCTGCAGTTCTGCTGGAGACAGAACATAATGCTGATACAATCTGCGAAAGGGTCGTTCCCGAAATTGAAAGCAGATTGAAGCGAGTACGCGATCCTCTGAATAAAAATGGTCCGCGTACCATTGATATTGATCTGGTTCTCTTTAATAGAGATTCCCTGCGGATCGCACATCGGATCATCCCGGACCCCGAGATCGAATCACGAGTGTTTCTGGCAGTGCCTCTGGCGGAGATCGCCCCGGATTACGAAGTCCCGGGACTCAACACCACGTTGTCCGAAATCGCACGTGACTTACAGCAGCTCCCTCAAAATCAGCTGCTGCTCCGGGATGAGATCCAGCTCTAA